One genomic region from Xylocopa sonorina isolate GNS202 chromosome 8, iyXylSono1_principal, whole genome shotgun sequence encodes:
- the LOC143426197 gene encoding 3-oxoacyl-[acyl-carrier-protein] synthase, mitochondrial isoform X2 has translation MNSYFTKSELRTMCPATVYALIATEEALEDAKWKPTDETHKRDTGVAVGIGMIDLVDVCTTYEAMKKGYNKVSPYFVPRILPNMAAGNISIKYGFRGPNHSVSTACATGAHAIGDAFRFIRGGETSVMVCGGAEACISPLAIAAFCRLRALSTSKNDFPYEASRPFDKDRDGFVMGEGAAILVLEELNHALERKANIYAEVLGYGLSGDAAHLTAPSEDGTGAILAMDRAVKDAGIETVDITFINAHATSTPLGDAIELKAIESFMGQHSKNVTVSSTKGAHGHLLGAAGNLEAVFTILAIKNGIIPPTLNLHNLDTETLLNFAPNTKKIWSASERIALKNAFGFGGTNACLCFGQYNE, from the exons ATGAATTCATATTTTACCAAAAGTGAATTGCGGACAATGTGTCCAGCCACTGTTTATGCCTTGATAGCCACTGAGGAGGCTTTAGAAGATGCAAAGTGGAAACCAACAGATGAAACGCATAAACGAGATACCGGTGTAGCAGTGGGAATTGGGATGATAGATTTGGTCGATGTATGCACAACATATGAAGCCATGAAAAAAGGATATAACAAAGTTAGCCCATACTTTGTGCCAAGAATATTGCCAAATATGGCTGCAGGGAACATTAGTATTAAGTATGGTTTTCGTGGTCCAAATCATTCTGTATCAACAGCATGTGCAACTGGGGCACATGCAATTG GTGATGCATTTCGCTTTATCCGTGGTGGGGAGACAAGCGTAATGGTTTGCGGTGGAGCAGAAGCGTGCATTAGTCCCCTTGCTATAGCTGCTTTTTGTAGACTACGGGCATTAAGCACTAGCAAAAATGATTTTCCGTATGAAGCATCACGACCGTTCGATAAAGACAGGGATGGATTTGTCATGGGAGAAGGTGCCGCCATACTAGTACTGGAGGAATTAAATCATGCACTCGAAAGAAAAGCCAATATTTATGCAGAAGTATTAGGATACGGATTGTCCGGCGATGCGGCACATTTAACTGCACCTAGCGAGGATGGTACCGGTGCTATATTAGCTATGGATAGAGCAGTAAAAGATGCTGGTATAGAAACCGTGGATATCACTTTTATTAATGCACACGCCACGTCAACTCCGTTGGGCGATGCCATTGAATTGAAAGCTATAGAATCGTTTATGGGACAACACAGTAAAAACGTAACTGTCTCCAGTACGAAAGGTGCCCACGGTCATTTGCTAGGAGCAGCAGGGAATTTGGAAGCCGTGTTTACTATTCTTGCAATAAAAAACGGCATAATCCCGCCAACGTTAAATTTACATAATTTAGATACGGAAACGTTGCTAAATTTTGCTCCTAATACAAAGAAAATTTGGTCCGCTTCGGAACGTATAGCTTTGAAAAATGCTTTTGGTTTTGGAGGAACAAATGCATGCTTATGCTTTGGACAATACAACGAATGA
- the LOC143425779 gene encoding E3 ubiquitin-protein ligase RNF10 isoform X2 produces MEKNTKFPQSSVKGVPADAKKTQDATNKLFPKTSRRREPAGTSSFSKFDQSRKCNVQKTKNFDKRPKPKGQYHGGPKEDTKVVQAELAEPGSVVVQGSKKQNLNHLLNFHYEPREMQGGSGAWSHGKSLKGFSRNSNRWLPPIQRHKYNKEQFLQASCQFVVTSNGNYALYLSDPDVLVDWKLVEQIKLYSSENLSCPICLCSPVAGKMTRCGHVYCWPCILHYLSLSDKTWRKCPICYESIQKSDLKSVTEITQSTLSSGDAVTLRLMRREKGSLLAVPVGTVSQNPVNFFPVSETVSSQVYSKLLIASTEDVMNIIECERIQLKFELSDNPDSPENCYIEQALEELSWREEELLQKAKSEVEVVSVNETTTQAENDDIEKQPELHVCEETSSKMNTKNLDEELLKSTENSLNLNAQSTSSTQKFFYFYQAEDGQHLYLHAMNVKMLEMQYGSLENSPCIITGKLLEKEGGSVTDDLRRRLRYLCHLPLTCQFEVAEIELKPPIISQEVLSSFQDQLTLRHKRRQQREREERKREKKITEEENKRMGKYPTPIVHIDSQQHFPQWQPELLFAECVYIVNITLMHTFE; encoded by the exons ATGGAAAAAAACACAAAATTTCCGCAATCCTCCGTAAAGGGGGTTCCTGCTGATGCTAAAAAGACTCAAG ATGCTACAAACAAACTTTTCCCAAAGACCTCACGCCGACGTGAACCAGCAGGCACTAGCAGTTTCTCAAAATTTGATCAATCAAGGAAGTGCAATGTACAGAAAACAAAAAATTTTGATAAGAGACCAAAACCTAAAGGACAATATCATGGCGGTCCAAAGGAGGATACCAAG GTAGTCCAAGCAGAATTAGCTGAGCCTGGCTCAGTGGTGGTCCAAGGAAGTAAAAAGCAGAACTTGAATCATCTGCTGAATTTTCATTATGAACCACGTGAAATGCAAGGTGGTTCAGGTGCATGGAGTCATGGAAAATCATTGAAGGGTTTCTCTCGCAACAGTAACAGATGGCTTCCACCAATACAACGGCATAAGTACAATAAAGAACAATTCTTGCAAGCTAG CTGCCAGTTTGTTGTAACTTCTAATGGAAATTATGCGTTATATCTAAGTGATCCTGATGTACTGGTTGATTGGAAATTAGTAGAACAAATT AAACTTTATAGTTCTGAAAACTTATCATGCCCAATATGTTTATGCTCACCGGTTGCTGGAAAAATGACACGTTGTGGTCATGTTTATTGTTGGCCTTGTATCCTTCATTATTTGTCACTTTCTGATAAGACTTGGCGTAAATGTCCTATTTGTTATGAGTCTATTCAAAAATCtgatttgaaaag CGTTACAGAGATCACACAAAGCACATTAAGTTCAGGGGATGCTGTTACTTTACGTTTGATGCGGCGCGAAAAAGGATCGCTTCTCGCGGTGCCCGTTGGAACTGTTTCTCAAAATCCAGTAAACTTTTTCCCAGTTTCAGAAACTGTTAGTAGCCAAGTATATTCGAAACTTCTCATTGCAAGTACCGAAGAT GTCATGAATATCATTGAGTGTGAACGTATTCAATTAAAATTTGAACTCTCGGATAATCCCGATTCTCCGGAAAACTGTTACATTGAACAAGCGCTCGAAGAACTTTCATGGAGGGAAGAAGAGTTATTACAAAAG GCAAAGTCAGAAGTAGAAGTCGTTTCCGTGAATGAAACTACAACGCAAGCAGAAAATGATGATATTGAAAAACAACCTGAATTACACGTCTGTGAAGAAACTTCATCAAAAATGAATACAAAAAATTTAGATGAAGAATTATTAAAATCAACGGAAAACTCGCTAAACCTAAATGCTCAATCCACCTCGAGCACGCaaaaattcttttatttttaccaag CGGAAGATGGACAACATTTATATCTtcatgcaatgaatgtaaagatGTTGGAAATGCAGTACGGAAGCCTTGAAAATTCTCCTTGTATTATAACGGGAAAACTTTTAGAAAAAGAGGGGGGAAGTGTTACGGACGATCTGAGACGTCGATTAAGATATTTATGCCATTTGCCTTTAACTTGCCAATTTGAGGTAGCTGAGATTGAGTTGAAACCGCCAATTATATCGCAAGAAGTTCTATCTTCGTTCCAGG aTCAATTGACATTGAGACACAAACGTAGACAACAACGAGAACGAGAAGAGcggaagagagaaaagaagattACTGAAGAAGAAAATAAACGAATGGGAAAGTATCCAACACCTATCGTGCATATTGATTCTCAACAACATTTTCCTCAATGGCAGCCGGAATTGTTATTTGCAGAGTGCGTATATATTGTTAATATAACACTTATGCATACATTT gaataa
- the LOC143426197 gene encoding 3-oxoacyl-[acyl-carrier-protein] synthase, mitochondrial isoform X1: MFTSLITINRTLTTAARCKRRVVVTGMGVVCPLGVGTQNAWQSLIDSKSGITKLTDQEYDKLPCKVAAFVPKKETDPDGLDMNSYFTKSELRTMCPATVYALIATEEALEDAKWKPTDETHKRDTGVAVGIGMIDLVDVCTTYEAMKKGYNKVSPYFVPRILPNMAAGNISIKYGFRGPNHSVSTACATGAHAIGDAFRFIRGGETSVMVCGGAEACISPLAIAAFCRLRALSTSKNDFPYEASRPFDKDRDGFVMGEGAAILVLEELNHALERKANIYAEVLGYGLSGDAAHLTAPSEDGTGAILAMDRAVKDAGIETVDITFINAHATSTPLGDAIELKAIESFMGQHSKNVTVSSTKGAHGHLLGAAGNLEAVFTILAIKNGIIPPTLNLHNLDTETLLNFAPNTKKIWSASERIALKNAFGFGGTNACLCFGQYNE; encoded by the exons ATGTTTACCTCGTTAATTACAATTAATCGTACATTAACAACCGCTGCAAGATGCAAACGGCGAGTTGTAGTAACAGGAATGGGAGTTGTTTGTCCCCTTGGAGTTGGGACACAAAATGCCTGGCAATCCCTTATTGATTCTAAGTCAGGTATTACCAAGTTAACTGATCAGGAATACGACAAATTACCTTGCAAAGTAG CTGCATTTGTACCTAAAAAGGAAACCGATCCCGATGGATTGGATATGAATTCATATTTTACCAAAAGTGAATTGCGGACAATGTGTCCAGCCACTGTTTATGCCTTGATAGCCACTGAGGAGGCTTTAGAAGATGCAAAGTGGAAACCAACAGATGAAACGCATAAACGAGATACCGGTGTAGCAGTGGGAATTGGGATGATAGATTTGGTCGATGTATGCACAACATATGAAGCCATGAAAAAAGGATATAACAAAGTTAGCCCATACTTTGTGCCAAGAATATTGCCAAATATGGCTGCAGGGAACATTAGTATTAAGTATGGTTTTCGTGGTCCAAATCATTCTGTATCAACAGCATGTGCAACTGGGGCACATGCAATTG GTGATGCATTTCGCTTTATCCGTGGTGGGGAGACAAGCGTAATGGTTTGCGGTGGAGCAGAAGCGTGCATTAGTCCCCTTGCTATAGCTGCTTTTTGTAGACTACGGGCATTAAGCACTAGCAAAAATGATTTTCCGTATGAAGCATCACGACCGTTCGATAAAGACAGGGATGGATTTGTCATGGGAGAAGGTGCCGCCATACTAGTACTGGAGGAATTAAATCATGCACTCGAAAGAAAAGCCAATATTTATGCAGAAGTATTAGGATACGGATTGTCCGGCGATGCGGCACATTTAACTGCACCTAGCGAGGATGGTACCGGTGCTATATTAGCTATGGATAGAGCAGTAAAAGATGCTGGTATAGAAACCGTGGATATCACTTTTATTAATGCACACGCCACGTCAACTCCGTTGGGCGATGCCATTGAATTGAAAGCTATAGAATCGTTTATGGGACAACACAGTAAAAACGTAACTGTCTCCAGTACGAAAGGTGCCCACGGTCATTTGCTAGGAGCAGCAGGGAATTTGGAAGCCGTGTTTACTATTCTTGCAATAAAAAACGGCATAATCCCGCCAACGTTAAATTTACATAATTTAGATACGGAAACGTTGCTAAATTTTGCTCCTAATACAAAGAAAATTTGGTCCGCTTCGGAACGTATAGCTTTGAAAAATGCTTTTGGTTTTGGAGGAACAAATGCATGCTTATGCTTTGGACAATACAACGAATGA
- the LOC143425885 gene encoding neuferricin, with protein MFSKYVWLLPLYVSIYLLYSNDYLSDIRFSFVDEWIDTIKNVYSNLSRKSNLDSNTDANEKVFTSNELKRYTNLKDGLYISILGQVFDVTKGAKHYGPGETYHAFTGRDASLAFITGEFDNKGLTDDISSLSGQQVKALNEWVQFYNKNYIYKGKLNGRYYNEHGFPTEEFYNIQRILINAKEEQIEEEHKKRMFPPCNVEWKPDSGTVVWCTKRSGGIERDWVGVPRMLFESPNSKEYRCACVKLNSKEYEETKGMLREYSQCPKTSVRCALKNES; from the exons ATGTTTTCTAAATATGTTTGGTTATTACCACTGTACGTTTCCATTTATTTATTATACTCGAACGATTATTTGAGCGACATTCGATTCAGTTTTGTGGACGAATGGATCGAtactattaaaaatgtttactcTAATCTAAGTAGAAAATCAAATTTAGACTCAAACACGGACGCGAATGAAAAAGTCTTTACATCAAATGAACTTAAGAGATATACAAATTTGAAAGACGGTTTATATATCTCGATATTGGGTCAAGTTTTTGATGTTACAAAAGGTGCAAAACATTATGGTCCTGGTGAGACTTATCATGCATTCACTG GTCGTGATGCATCTCTAGCATTTATTACGGGAGAATTTGATAATAAGGGTTTGACGGACGATATCTCTTCGTTATCAGGCCAGCAAGTTAAAGCACTGAACGAATGGGTccaattttataataaaaattatatctataaag GAAAACTAAATGGTAGGTATTATAATGAACATGGTTTTCCAACTGAAGAATTTTACAATATACAAAGAATATTAATAAATGCTAAAGAGGAGCAAATCGAAGAAGAACATAAAAAACGAATGTTTCCACCTTGTAATGTAGAATGGAAACCAGATTCTGGAACTGTAGTATGGTGTACTAAAAGAAG TGGAGGAATAGAAAGGGATTGGGTTGGTGTACCAAGAATGCTATTCGAATCTCCAAATTCTAAAGAATACAGATGTGCCTGTGTTAAACTTAATAGCAAAGAATATGAAGAGACCAAGGGCATGCTCAGAGAATATTCTCAATGTCCAAAAACTTCAGTAAGATGTGCTTTGAAAAACGAAAGTTAA
- the LOC143426195 gene encoding gametogenetin-binding protein 2-like yields MAKLVDVWRDDDPVDLTRRQMPLIIDENLTMIMDINGLGAICDSPLVCGKELDEFTRKLSMLTKEEIKASFEVTCKDMLAILGQAVPCVGCRRSVERLFYDLMKSGHPALDPLVITPEGLLSIKDEVLESPQLLCTILQGHSTRLNSLVEGQPRNKKSRRCVLHSLEIQRMRPPPSAWKEVWDCMDHSCRLELALIESDTLEATLDTYLRKHRFCGECRTKVLLAFSLLTTEPEPEKEKGYVASLYSGIRRCIRDRHVHIPTNPRYMGDLIGRTQPELMGRERHAKTLEIAQEEVLTCLGMCVAERLHKVHRRLREEETVCKVLAAVAVDALSRNFQMAVEVKQGISQLELLYEELTREEIAKQQRREKLRLKRKKKKERRYETEEKENTCDCSNKRQNGNSDAPCICADSKPTTQNIDQHKLQVLDPKNKGPPTCKCPDCVKKSKSSISRSQSQTQLAFPKKSSNTQKNTIKKGSSEPKTKIATNQTKKSNTHVKNLSEEELFDACESCKDLSEKIESDHWHNLEHCKDPMAKEIVDAWIGKPSKRCNMWIEMKKRFEFSISERKSRSSSEQSSQDCGYSSEHNISSSSLPSTPEGSEVACSDGCCNHERDCHDIRPSDKLVHSSSSISLLKERGGGLTLTQMLEDSYLSGDEEKDSYIPAEEVQEFKSRMCQVLEKRQELRQTLRKRFAILCSHHKPFTIPN; encoded by the exons ATGGCGAAACTGGTGGACGTTTGGCGGGACGATGACCCGGTCGATTTGACGCGAAGACAAATGCCGTTGATTATCGATGAAAATCTTACG ATGATCATGGATATAAACGGTTTGGGAGCAATCTGTGATAGTCCATTAGTTTGTGGTAAAGAACTTGACGAATTCACTAGAAAACTTAGTATGCTTACGAAGGAAGAGATAAAGGCTTCATTTGAAGTAACATGCAAGGACATGCTTGCAATTTTGGGCCAAGCTGTACCATGCGTTGGTTGCAGAAGAAG TGTCGAAAGATTATTCTATGACCTCATGAAATCCGGACATCCGGCATTAGATCCTTTAGTAATTACTCCCGAAGGTTTATTATCAATAAAGGATGAGGTTTTGGAATCGCCACAATTACTTTGTACAATCTTACAAGGTCATAG TACTAGATTAAACAGTTTAGTTGAAGGTCAACCCAGAAATAAAAAGTCACGGAGATGTGTATTACACTCGTTAGAAATACAACGTATGAGACCTCCTCCAAGTGCATggaaagaagtgtgggattGTATGGATCATTCATGTCGCCTTGAACTTGCCCTGATCGAGAGTGATACCCTTGAAGCTACTTTGGATACATACTTACGTAAACATCG ATTTTGTGGCGAATGTCGTACAAAGGTATTGTTAGCATTTTCATTGTTAACAACTGAACCTGAaccagaaaaagaaaaaggctATGTTGCCTCTTTATATTCTGGAATCAGACGTTGTATACGAGACAGACACGTGCATATACCTACAAATCCGCGTTATATGGGTGATCTTATTGGACGTACGCAACCAGAACTCATGGGAAG AGAACGACACGCGAAAACGTTGGAAATTGCTCAGGAAGAGGTACTTACATGTTTAGGAATGTGTGTAGCTGAACGTTTGCATAAAGTTCATAGACGATTAAGGGAAGAAGAAACTGTATGCAAGGTGTTAGCTGCTGTTGCAGTCGACGCATTGTCTAGGAATTTTCAA ATGGCCGTAGAGGTTAAGCAAGGTATATCTCAATTAGAACTTCTTTACGAAGAATTAACGAGAGAAGAAATAGCGAAACAACAACGACGAGAAAAGTTACGTTTGAAAcgcaaaaagaagaaagaacgtCGATATGAgacagaagaaaaagaaaatacatGTGAT TGTTCAAACAAAAGGCAAAATGGTAATAGTGACGCTCCTTGTATTTGTGCGGATTCAAAACCCACAACACAAAATATAGATCAACATAAG TTACAAGTATTAGATCCAAAAAATAAGGGACCACCAACATGTAAATGTCCAGATTGTGTAAAAAAATCAAAATCTAGTATATCGCGATCACAAAGTCAAACACAATTAGCATTCCCTAAAAAATCGTCAAACACGCAAAAAAATACAATTAAAAAGGGTTCTTCGGAACCGAAGACCAAAATTGCTACAAATCAAACGAAAAAGAGTAATACACACGTCAAGAATCTTTCCGAAGAAGAATTATTTGACGCGTGTGAATCGTGTAAG GATCTTTCGGAGAAGATTGAAAGTGACCACTGGCACAATTTAGAACACTGTAAAGATCCAATGGCTAAAGAAATAGTGGATGCTTGGATAGGAAAACCAAGTAAACGATGCAACATGTGGATAGAAATGAAAAAACGTTTTGAATTCTCAATCTCGGAAAGGAAGAGTCGTTCCTCGAGTGAACAATCGTCACAAGATTGTGGTTACTCTTCGGAACATAATATTAGCAGTTCTTCCCTTCCCAGTACTCCGGAAGGATCGGAAGTAGCTTGCAGTGACGGATGTTGCAATCACGAAAGAGATTGTCACGATATACGACCATCTGATAAACTTGTTCATTCCAGTTCTAGTATCTCTTTGTTAAAGGAAAGGGGTGGTGGTTTAACCCTTACACAAATGTTAGAA GATTCCTATTTATCAGGCGATGAAGAAAAAGACAGTTATATCCCAGCAGAGGAAGTACAGGAATTTAAATCTCGAATGTGCCAAGTTCTTGAGAAACGACAAGAACTTCGTCAAACGCTTAGAAAACGTTTTGCTATTTTATGCAGCCATCACAAACCCTTTACCATTCCTAATTAA
- the LOC143425917 gene encoding uncharacterized protein LOC143425917 — MDKKQCETSIEAVNTADTNLPAVVAGLEMLTVKDASTENRNRRCSLRPRKRPFSEIENNNSNKGLQEEKKCDSTKLSVKGSIKRKLNSLETIYEEKDDTNEGIIYMSVKRYKRMIQFQEQPTDSKLRKRRAKIKRVFGSKIHFKRKYISMQVLLDKLNGIRAETSTKVDNEAK, encoded by the exons ATGGACAAGAAACAATGTGAAACGTC AATAGAAGCCGTTAATACAGCCGATACTAATCTACCCGCAGTAGTGGCTGGTTTAGAAATGCTTACGGTGAAAGATGCATCTACTGAGAATCGTAATAGAAg ATGTAGCTTAAGGCCGAGGAAAAGACCATTTTCAGAGATAGAGAATAATAATAGCAATAAAGGACTAcaagaagagaaaaaatgtgATAGTACAAAACTTAGTGTAAAAGGGAGTATAAAGAGAAAATTGAATTCATTAGAAACAATTTATGAAGAGAAAGATGATACAAACGAGGGTATTATATACATGAGTGTTAAAAGATATAAACGTATGATACAATTTCAAGAGCAACCAACTGATTCTAAATTAAGAAAAAGGAGGGCAAAGATTAAAAGAGTTTTTGGGTCAaagattcatttcaaaagaaaatatatatctATGCAGGTATTACTCGATAAATTGAATGGCATTAGGGCAGAAACGTCTACAAAAGTTGATAACGAAGCTAAGTGA
- the LOC143425779 gene encoding E3 ubiquitin-protein ligase RNF10 isoform X1, protein MEKNTKFPQSSVKGVPADAKKTQDATNKLFPKTSRRREPAGTSSFSKFDQSRKCNVQKTKNFDKRPKPKGQYHGGPKEDTKVVQAELAEPGSVVVQGSKKQNLNHLLNFHYEPREMQGGSGAWSHGKSLKGFSRNSNRWLPPIQRHKYNKEQFLQASCQFVVTSNGNYALYLSDPDVLVDWKLVEQIKLYSSENLSCPICLCSPVAGKMTRCGHVYCWPCILHYLSLSDKTWRKCPICYESIQKSDLKSVTEITQSTLSSGDAVTLRLMRREKGSLLAVPVGTVSQNPVNFFPVSETVSSQVYSKLLIASTEDVMNIIECERIQLKFELSDNPDSPENCYIEQALEELSWREEELLQKAKSEVEVVSVNETTTQAENDDIEKQPELHVCEETSSKMNTKNLDEELLKSTENSLNLNAQSTSSTQKFFYFYQAEDGQHLYLHAMNVKMLEMQYGSLENSPCIITGKLLEKEGGSVTDDLRRRLRYLCHLPLTCQFEVAEIELKPPIISQEVLSSFQDQLTLRHKRRQQREREERKREKKITEEENKRMGKYPTPIVHIDSQQHFPQWQPELLFAEDNVPSPPESTTASSIASSPSISTFDEIIASKQTDNVVQEAGPSFAEMLRNTGRRIKSQSAWPSINSTQGKLGSNMTMKSSSQNTEEDEDYVAVPSYSRSFGDALAVALEQTKLETKKNGGGKKKKKGKSTVLFATTMAHTS, encoded by the exons ATGGAAAAAAACACAAAATTTCCGCAATCCTCCGTAAAGGGGGTTCCTGCTGATGCTAAAAAGACTCAAG ATGCTACAAACAAACTTTTCCCAAAGACCTCACGCCGACGTGAACCAGCAGGCACTAGCAGTTTCTCAAAATTTGATCAATCAAGGAAGTGCAATGTACAGAAAACAAAAAATTTTGATAAGAGACCAAAACCTAAAGGACAATATCATGGCGGTCCAAAGGAGGATACCAAG GTAGTCCAAGCAGAATTAGCTGAGCCTGGCTCAGTGGTGGTCCAAGGAAGTAAAAAGCAGAACTTGAATCATCTGCTGAATTTTCATTATGAACCACGTGAAATGCAAGGTGGTTCAGGTGCATGGAGTCATGGAAAATCATTGAAGGGTTTCTCTCGCAACAGTAACAGATGGCTTCCACCAATACAACGGCATAAGTACAATAAAGAACAATTCTTGCAAGCTAG CTGCCAGTTTGTTGTAACTTCTAATGGAAATTATGCGTTATATCTAAGTGATCCTGATGTACTGGTTGATTGGAAATTAGTAGAACAAATT AAACTTTATAGTTCTGAAAACTTATCATGCCCAATATGTTTATGCTCACCGGTTGCTGGAAAAATGACACGTTGTGGTCATGTTTATTGTTGGCCTTGTATCCTTCATTATTTGTCACTTTCTGATAAGACTTGGCGTAAATGTCCTATTTGTTATGAGTCTATTCAAAAATCtgatttgaaaag CGTTACAGAGATCACACAAAGCACATTAAGTTCAGGGGATGCTGTTACTTTACGTTTGATGCGGCGCGAAAAAGGATCGCTTCTCGCGGTGCCCGTTGGAACTGTTTCTCAAAATCCAGTAAACTTTTTCCCAGTTTCAGAAACTGTTAGTAGCCAAGTATATTCGAAACTTCTCATTGCAAGTACCGAAGAT GTCATGAATATCATTGAGTGTGAACGTATTCAATTAAAATTTGAACTCTCGGATAATCCCGATTCTCCGGAAAACTGTTACATTGAACAAGCGCTCGAAGAACTTTCATGGAGGGAAGAAGAGTTATTACAAAAG GCAAAGTCAGAAGTAGAAGTCGTTTCCGTGAATGAAACTACAACGCAAGCAGAAAATGATGATATTGAAAAACAACCTGAATTACACGTCTGTGAAGAAACTTCATCAAAAATGAATACAAAAAATTTAGATGAAGAATTATTAAAATCAACGGAAAACTCGCTAAACCTAAATGCTCAATCCACCTCGAGCACGCaaaaattcttttatttttaccaag CGGAAGATGGACAACATTTATATCTtcatgcaatgaatgtaaagatGTTGGAAATGCAGTACGGAAGCCTTGAAAATTCTCCTTGTATTATAACGGGAAAACTTTTAGAAAAAGAGGGGGGAAGTGTTACGGACGATCTGAGACGTCGATTAAGATATTTATGCCATTTGCCTTTAACTTGCCAATTTGAGGTAGCTGAGATTGAGTTGAAACCGCCAATTATATCGCAAGAAGTTCTATCTTCGTTCCAGG aTCAATTGACATTGAGACACAAACGTAGACAACAACGAGAACGAGAAGAGcggaagagagaaaagaagattACTGAAGAAGAAAATAAACGAATGGGAAAGTATCCAACACCTATCGTGCATATTGATTCTCAACAACATTTTCCTCAATGGCAGCCGGAATTGTTATTTGCAGA ggATAATGTTCCATCGCCACCAGAATCTACAACGGCTTCAAGTATAGCTAGTAGCCCATCCATAAGCACATTTGACGAAATTATTGCATCCAAACAAACTGACAATGTCGTTCAGGAAGCGGGACCATCATTCGCGGAAATGTTGCGAAATACGGGCAGACGTATAAAATCGCAATCGGCGTGGCCATCAATTAACTCCACTCAAGGGAAACTAGGTTCTAATATGACAATGAAGTCGTCCTCACAAAACACCGAAGAAGATGAGGACTATGTTGCGGTACCATCGTACAGTCGGAGTTTTGGCGATGCTTTAGCAGTCGCATTAGAGCAAACGAAATTGG AAACGAAGAAAAATGGTggtggaaagaaaaagaaaaaaggaaaatcaACTGTATTGTTTGCAACTACTATGGCACATACATCTTAA